In a single window of the Melanotaenia boesemani isolate fMelBoe1 chromosome 22, fMelBoe1.pri, whole genome shotgun sequence genome:
- the LOC121633766 gene encoding pro-opiomelanocortin-like, whose protein sequence is MVCLCWLSMVVMAFMCIPGFGLMCLDSSICNNLSSEDRILDCVHFCFSAIQTEFPQLSASAQHINDEDNNLLLSVVLATLASEDKISKEFDLKAHSDKRRSYSMEHFRWGKPSGRKRRPVKVFASSLEGGDYTESSFPFKAKRSIQQGSDQNEGLLRPRVSSRSHSQVSQQDRKDGTYRMTHFRWGSPPASKRNGSFMKPWEEKPQGPLSKFLKNIIMKDVQRIMG, encoded by the exons ATGGTGTGTTTGTGCTGGTTGTCCATGGTTGTAATGGCATTCATGTGCATCCCTGGGTTTGGCTTGATGTGTTTGGACAGCTCCATATGCAACAACCTGAGCAGTGAGGACAGGATACTG GACTGTGTTCACTTCTGCTTCTCTGCAATCCAGACTGAATTCCCACAGCTCAGTGCATCGGCCCAGCACATTAATGATGAGGACAATAACCTCTTACTCAGCGTTGTTCTTGCCACTCTGGCTTCTGAAGACAAAATATCCAAAGAGTTCGATCTGAAAGCCCACAGTGACAAGCGCCGCTCATATTCCATGGAGCATTTCCGTTGGGGGAAACCCTCGGGCCGCAAACGCAGGCCTGTTAAAGTCTTTGCCTCTTCTCTGGAGGGAGGGGACTACACTGAGAGCAGCTTCCCTTTTAAAGCAAAAAGGAGCATTCAACAGGGAAGTGATCAAAATGAAGGTTTGCTGAGGCCCAGAGTCAGCTCCAGATCACATTCACAAGTGAGCCAGCAGGACAGAAAAGATGGGACTTACCGGATGACTCATTTCAGATGGGGCAGCCCACCTGCATCCAAACGAAATGGCAGCTTTATGAAGCCGTGGGAGGAGAAACCTCAAGGGCCCCTGTCCAAGTTCCTCAAGAACATTATTATGAAGGATGTGCAAAGGATAATGGGATGA